One genomic segment of Oenanthe melanoleuca isolate GR-GAL-2019-014 chromosome 5, OMel1.0, whole genome shotgun sequence includes these proteins:
- the EIF2S1 gene encoding eukaryotic translation initiation factor 2 subunit 1, which produces MPGLSCRFYQHKFPEVEDVVMVNVRSIAEMGAYVSLLEYNNIEGMILLSELSRRRIRSINKLIRIGRNECVVVIRVDKEKGYIDLSKRRVSPEEAIKCEDKFTKSKTVYSILRHVAEVLEYTKDEQLESLFQRTAWVFDDKYKRPGYGAYDAFKHAVSDPAILDSLDLTEEERRVLIDNINRRLTPQAVKIRADIEVACYGYEGIDAVKEALRAGLNCSTENMPIKINLIAPPRYVMTTTTLERTEGLSVLNQAMAVIKEKIEEKRGVFNVQMEPKVVTDTDETELARQLERLERENAEVDGDDDAEEMEAKTED; this is translated from the exons ATGCCGGGACTAAGCTGTAGATTCTACCAACACAAATTCCCTGAGGTGGAAGATGTAGTGATGGTCAATGTTCGGTCCATTGCTGAAATGGGAGCCTATGTCAGCCTGCTGGAGTACAACAACATCGAAGGCATGATCCTCCTCAGCGAGCTGTCCAGGAGACGGATTCGTTCCATAAACAAACTCATCCGCATCGGCAGGAACGAATGCGTTGTGGTCATAAGAGTTGACAAGGAGAAAG GTTATATTGATTTGTCAAAAAGAAGAGTTTCTCCAGAGGAGGCAATCAAATGTGAAGACAAATTCACAAAATCAAAGACT GTTTACAGCATCCTTCGCCACGTTGCTGAAGTCTTGGAGTACACTAAGGATGAGCAGCTTGAGAGCCTGTTCCAGAGAACTGCCTGGGTGTTTGATGACAAGTACAAAAGACCTGGATATGGTGCTTATGATGCATTCAAGCATGCAGTCTC AGACCCTGCAATCCTGGATAGCCTGGATCTGACAGAGGAAGAGAGGCGTGTATTGATTGACAATATTAACAGACGTCTGACACCACAGGCAGTCAAAATCCGAGCTG ATATTGAGGTGGCCTGTTATGGTTATGAAGGCATAGATGCAGTAAAAGAAGCTTTGAGAGCAGGCTTGAACTGTTCCACGGAGAACATGCCCATCAAA ATTAATCTGATAGCCCCTCCTCGTTATGTGATGACTACTACAACACTGGAGAGAACTGAAGGACTGTCTGTTCTGAATCAAGCCATGGctgtaataaaagaaaaaattgaggagaagagaggagtcTTTAATGTGCAGATGGAG cctAAGGTGGTCACTGACACAGACGAGACTGAGCTTGCAAGGCAGTTGGAGAGACTGGAGAGGGAAAATGCTGAAGTGGATGGGGATGATGATGCCGAGGAAATGGAAGCCAAAACAGAAGACTAA